The Chryseobacterium sp. JV274 sequence TGTAATAACAGCTACCGGTTGGAATTTTCCGTTCACTTTATCTACATCAAAAAATCTGGTGTACAAGTAAGGAACGGTTGCCTGATCTAATGTTTTCTTTTCTTCGTGATCCAGTTTCAGATGGGTTTTCCAGTAATAGAATGTGTAAGGATAATTTTCTCTCTTATTGCATGATACTACAAGAAAGAGAAGAAATACGAATAGAATTTTAAAATGTCTCATTGATACAAATCACTCTTGAAGCCACAATTCATTGTAGCTATATGTTTCTTCAAAAATAAAGATATTTAAACAAAGTATAAACCGTAAAATCCCGGTGATTAATCTGATGGGATTGCTTTTCACAACAAGAAAGCCGCCCCGGATGGAGCGACTCTCTATATATACTATTTTACTACTTGTAAAGTTCACTTTCACACTTACAGGTTTCTTTATCAATGCTCTCTCTGGAAGAACAGCATCCATCAAGATGTAGAATATTTCCCCTTTCATCGGTAAGATAAATCTTGTCTTTGTCGAATTTCATCAAAAATGTCTCGTCATATTCTTTGAAAACTACTTTCATGACTTTATTTGAAGCATATTTTCCGGCATTGATTTCCTCTGTTGTTTCTTTTCCGTCTGCCTGATTCACCTGAACATATCCAAAATGAACATCACCATTTGCTTTTATATCCAGATAATAGTGGGGAGTACCGGTACCGCTGTATCCTTTCATGATATCAAAACTTCTGTGTCCGGTAAAAGGAAGCTTTACTTGCTGAGCCAATGTAAAAATACTGATACACAGAATGAGTAAACTGAAAATCTTTTTCATTCTTTTTTTTTCAAAAGTAAATATATTTAAGTAAAATATTCTCCGTAAAAACCCGGTTATTGGTGGGATTTTCACCCTATTTTAAATTCTTTTAATCATTCTCTTTCTTAGGAAGAACGACGTCACAAAAAACCACTTCAAAAGAAGTGGCTTTTCTGTAATTTAGTTAAATTCAGATTAAAAAACGGTTGCTGCAAGCTGAATCCTTGCATACTTGTTAGACGGATTCCACATCGCCATCATGGATACAGGAAGACTGTAGTGATCTGTGATCTTAACCACTTTCCCTGCTTTCACCCCTACATTTACAATATCAAAGCTGTTTTTGCCATTACCATACAAAAAGGTTTTGTCATTAAGGGCAAATCCGGCTCCTACAAAAGCATCCAGGTTTACTTTCTGACCACTGATGACAGGATAACTTGCCTGAACATACGTAGAATATCTGTTTTTCTTATAACTTCCGTCAGCTTCCAAAATGACTTCTCCTGCATTGGCTCCTCCATACAGCATAATGTCAGCTTCAATATTGATTGGAAAAGAAGGCCCGAAAGTATAATTTGTTCTTAAATCAATAATATGGGCGGTTCTTCTCTGTGAATAGCTGAAGATATCATCGGCAGCCACTGCAGTGTTGATATTTCTGGAGTTATAAAGATCCCATAATCCAATATAAAAACGACCGTCAGAATACTGAACATAGTAGTTGATCTCTTTATAATGGGTATTGTCCTTATCGTCCGCTAATGCAGAAGCTCCCCAAATTCCCACTTTCCATTTCTTCTCCGCATCCAGAGCATAGGAAATATTTCCCATCACAACAGGCTTGTCTGTAATAATAAGCCCTCTCCATAAGTGATTGTTCTGAATGTTGGCCGTAAAATCAAGTCTCCCTTCTTTGGTTTCCTTGGTTTCACTATTTTCCTGTGAAAATAACCTTCCTGTGCCCATAGCAAGAAGAAAGATTCCCTTTAAGATTTTTTTCATCATTTGTTTATTTTAAAAATCCATATATAACTGCTGCGATAACAGCCCCTGTAATTGGGCCTATAACAGGAATCCAGGCATATCCCCAATCACTGCTCCCTTTTACAGGTAAGATGGCATGCATGATTCTTGGGGCAAGGTCTCTTGCCGGGTTTATGGCATATCCTGTTGTTCCTCCTAGCGATAAACCAATTGCCCACACCACAAATGTAACAGGAATGGCCCCAATAGAGCCTAGTCCAACTTTAGCGGTTGGATCTGCCTGTAAAGAAATGCTGGGGCCTGCAAAATAAAAAACACAGAATACCAGTACAAATGTTCCGATAATTTCACTAATCAGGTTAGAGGATGTTTTTCTGATAGCCGGACCAGTACTGAAGCAGGCTAGTTTAGCTCCTTCATCTTCCGTGATCGCAAAATGATCTTTGTGGAACAACCACACCAAAAATGCACCCAGCATTCCTCCAATCATTTGAGCTGCGATATAAGACGGAACGAGATCCCAGGAAAATTTTCCTGCAATGGCCAGTCCAATGGTTACAGCTGGATTCAGATGGGCACCACTTATTGGCCCTGCAACGGTTACTCCCACAAAAACGGCCAATGCCCATGCGGTAGTAATAACGATCCACCCGGAATTATTTCCTTTCGTATCTTTTAAGACAACATTGGCTACAACGCCGTTGCCTAACAATATAAGAAGCATCGTCCCGATAACTTCTGCGATAAATGGGGTCATATAAGTTTTTTTTTGTGAGTGAATTAATCTTCTATCCAGCTTTGAGCACTTTTTACAGCTTTCTTCCAGAAGTG is a genomic window containing:
- a CDS encoding MIP/aquaporin family protein, encoding MHSQKKTYMTPFIAEVIGTMLLILLGNGVVANVVLKDTKGNNSGWIVITTAWALAVFVGVTVAGPISGAHLNPAVTIGLAIAGKFSWDLVPSYIAAQMIGGMLGAFLVWLFHKDHFAITEDEGAKLACFSTGPAIRKTSSNLISEIIGTFVLVFCVFYFAGPSISLQADPTAKVGLGSIGAIPVTFVVWAIGLSLGGTTGYAINPARDLAPRIMHAILPVKGSSDWGYAWIPVIGPITGAVIAAVIYGFLK